The Pochonia chlamydosporia 170 chromosome 1, whole genome shotgun sequence genome window below encodes:
- a CDS encoding dsp1-1-like protein (similar to Beauveria bassiana ARSEF 2860 XP_008597215.1) encodes MPYRLDTHVLTVDANVIHKVDTANPANLYSMWTVFSRCADSVEQGRRLENLSWRLWQREQLVENANKNDASCTTATTTDTLPKNVPSDARIQEVPQLSGSVESLADDEAVDFTSVSAPLEIRPRIRRLDSSTTRRDRRISSDDFEKMIVSIVKDKAPLSAPSQTSPLMASTKEPAPAPLPPTLTRSGSTTTESQSSEQISEDSHPSPMPTSEGIEVQALSFPEPAAAASSEDPLPEPRSSPAPMDVQPKKQPARFALGGSCSSSEHSQSIDNVKATSTAVGKKPMFQIGGSSGEDSLKSSVHSNVPITLNNMPSELMQQSENAVDSDTEAEYIDESAIDDDDSSDWEDSTEDSGKSSVDDKFFQRVESKANLASRPSLITLMLAQNERANTLGNQASQSTPAIHRSRAAPNGISLAGSPNDSDEAPLMMKGFRHAALNPISEIPRSTAQPIVTRSTHTNFPAAFSPRTTRRNMLATELTESLRLNLVWERQQKKFGGKALLKRRHTSQDVANLKQYPQKACMKPSEDVEAHSWNQYFSKEALNGYHSKGW; translated from the exons ATGCCTTATCGGTTAGATACACACGTCTTAACGGTAGACGCCAACGTCATTCACAAGGTCGACACGGCCAATCCTGCCAACCTGTATAGCATGTGGACCG TCTTTTCCCGCTGCGCAGATTCAGTAGAACAAGGTAGAAGATTAGAAAATCTGAGCTGGCGTCTCTGGCAAAGAGAGCAGCTCGTCGAGAACGCAAATAAAAACGACGCATCTTGCaccactgccaccaccacagacACTCTCCCCAAGAACGTCCCCTCAGACGCGAGGATACAAGAAGTTCCTCAGCTCTCCGGCAGCGTCGAGTCATTAGCCGACGACGAGGCCGTCGACTTCACCTCTGTCTCCGCACCTCTCGAGATCCGACCCAGGATACGCAGACTGGATTCTTCCACCACCCGAAGAGATCGACGCATCAGCTCAGACGACTTTGAGAAGATGATCGTCTCCAtcgtcaaggacaaggctcCCCTTTCTGCCCCATCACAAACATCGCCGTTGATGGCTTCCACCAAGGAGCCGGCCCCTGCTCCTCTCCCTCCCACCCTCACTCGATCCGGATCGACCACAACCGAATCTCAATCCTCAGAACAGATTTCCGAGGACTCACATCCTTCTCCCATGCCAACCTCGGAGGGTATCGAGGTACAGGCACTCTCTTTCCCAGAGCCagccgctgctgcttcttcggAAGACCCCTTGCCTGAGCCCAGATCTTCACCGGCACCCATGGATGTGcagcccaagaagcagcctgCCCGGTTTGCCCTCGGTGGATCTTGCTCCTCAAGCGAACATAGCCAAAGCatcgacaatgtcaaggccacCTCCACTGCAGTCGGCAAGAAGCCCATGTTCCAGATTGGCGGCTCATCAGGAGAGGATTCTCTCAAGAGCTCCGTCCACTCTAACGTCCCCATCACCCTCAACAACATGCCATCCGAGCTTATGCAGCAGAGTGAGAATGCAGTTGACTCTGACACCGAGGCCGAGTATATCGACGAGAGTGCcattgacgatgacgactCGTCTGACTGGGAAGACTCCACAGAGGACAGCGGCAAGTCTAGTGTTGACGACAAATTTTTCCAGCGTGTCGAGTCCAAGGCCAACCTGGCATCTCGCCCATCGCTTATTACTCTCATGCTTGCCCAGAACGAGCGAGCCAACACTCTCGGCAACCAAGCTTCACAGTCTACTCCCGCCATCCACCGATCCCGGGCCGCGCCTAATGGTATCAGCCTCGCTGGTTCTCCCAATGACTCTGACGAGGCCCCACTCATGATGAAGGGTTTCCGACACGCGGCACTCAACCCCATCAGCGAGATCCCTCGATCTACCGCCCAGCCCATCGTTACTCGTTCTACCCACACCAACTTCCCTGCGGCCTTCTCTCCACGGACCACCCGTCGCAACATGCTGGCTACCGAACTTACGGAATCCCTCCGACTCAACCTTGTTTGGGAGCGACAGCAGAAGAagtttggtggcaaggcgTTGCTCAAGCGCCGCCACACCTCGCAGGATGTTGCCAATCTGAAGCAATATCCCCAGAAGGCATGCATGAAGCCTAGCGAGGATGTGGAAGCACATAGCTGGAACCAATATTTCTCCAAGGAAGCCCTCAATGGATACCACTCCAAGGGGTGGTAA
- a CDS encoding heterokaryon incompatibility (similar to Metarhizium robertsii ARSEF 23 XP_007818337.2) — translation MDKYQYEPLPSNGKHIRLVVLHPRVASRPDDIRITIANTPLEAGQRLWPSFMALSYVWGDTNNRPDIKVIKSADDSDSEDVVSAKRISVTANLAEALKYLPYADSHIILWIDALCINQDDLEERAQQVKLMAEIYSSAERVLAWVGPSSHNSNVALNMFHRIADSIDVDVDSPSLEIRRKESKWTKESDTAAMYFQLLLDPQFPLPWDGPETQAFEAFFDRSWFGRLWARQEITLGAKDALILCGSSSMEWAKFKKAAIFLSKKAKDVNNPRFQQYSDRMSLVADTVSHRGPARLGALLRQMQCTECADPRDRVYGIMGIFPAVSQGLVEKIQLDYTKPVVQVYKELVLAEMEVTCRADLLSECRLADSTSPDWRPSWVPNWTVRRQRHLVMSDQFADGQSTVAACVEGESLRIKGVCAATVVDVVPIVIQDAAAATSPVPPVVTLIKRLATKLDLSEEARYQSSQGNSILEALCYVFAGGSSHVAEHLSDERMTVGTPSIAQFMRFVKFALAFDIDDASTRELSQELRSDILLCMGVLAQACQDRSLVIMEGGYIGMGPVLAQPGDQIAVILGCTAPLVLRSSHISNPRVSGNDDTFTVVGPCDVFGLDWGQALLGPLPEGMRLIWSPSAPNGDASPAFRNKTTGEDTLLDPRIDWDLLRVEGKEYAFVKAASTTGAAGDVTMYKRPDAAYFENKGIKLRDFNLV, via the coding sequence ATGGACAAATACCAGTATGAACCGCTGCCTTCCAACGGCAAGCATATCAGACTTGTGGTTCTACACCCTCGCGTGGCCTCGCGCCCCGATGACATCCGAATCACGATCGCCAACACACCCCTGGAAGCTGGACAACGGCTATGGCCATCCTTCATGGCTCTATCGTACGTGTGGGGAGACACAAACAACAGACCAGATATCAAAGTCATCAAGTCGGCCGACGATTCAGACTCCGAAGACGTCGTCTCCGCAAAGAGAATCTCAGTGACAGCCAATCTAGCAGAAGCACTCAAGTACCTGCCCTATGCCGACAGCCACATTATCCTCTGGATCGATGCCCTCTGCATAAACCAAGACGACCTGGAGGAGCGCGCGCAACAAGTCAAACTCATGGCAGAGATATACTCCTCTGCCGAACGGGTCCTCGCATGGGTCGGACCAAGTTCACACAACAGCAACGTCGCTCTAAACATGTTCCACCGCATAGCCGACTCCATCGACGTCGACGTGGACAGCCCCTCGCTTGAGATTCGTCGCAAGGAGTCAAAGTGGACAAAGGAGAGTGACACGGCTGCAATGTATTTCCAACTCCTGCTGGACCCTCAGTTCCCCTTACCTTGGGATGGACCTGAAACCCAAGCCTTCGAGGCCTTTTTCGACAGGTCCTGGTTCGGGAGGCTGTGGGCTCGGCAGGAAATCACACTGGGCGCAAAGGACGCCCTCATACTATGCGGTTCTTCGTCCATGGAGTGGGCAAAATTTAAAAAGGCAGCTATTTTTCTAAGcaaaaaggccaaggatGTGAACAATCCTCGGTTCCAGCAGTACTCTGATAGAATGAGTCTCGTGGCAGACACTGTCTCGCACCGGGGGCCGGCACGGCTCGGTGCCCTGCTGCGGCAGATGCAGTGTACGGAATGTGCGGATCCCCGCGATAGAGTCTACGGCATCATGGGTATTTTTCCAGCTGTTTCGCAAGGTCTAGTGGAAAAGATACAGCTCGATTACACAAAGCCCGTGGTTCAAGTGTACAAGGAATTGGTCCTCGCTGAGATGGAGGTGACATGCAGAGCCGATCTGCTGTCGGAGTGTCGATTGGCAGACTCCACTTCCCCGGATTGGCGTCCTTCATGGGTACCGAACTGGACGGTGAGGCGGCAGCGGCACTTGGTCATGTCGGACCAATTTGCGGATGGGCAGTCGACCGTGGCGGCGTGTGTCGAAGGGGAAAGTTTAAGGATCAAAGGTGTTTGCGCTGCTACAGTTGTGGATGTTGTTCCAATCGTCATTCAGGACGCGGCGGCGGCGACCTCGCCGGTACCTCCGGTGGTGACGCTGATCAAGAGACTTGCTACAAAGCTTGATCTTTCTGAAGAAGCGAGGTACCAGTCTTCACAAGGGAATAGTATTCTTGAAGCGCTGTGTTACGTATTTGCTGGTGGTAGCAGTCATGTTGCAGAACATCTGTCGGATGAGCGGATGACGGTGGGAACGCCCAGCATAGCGCAGTTTATGCGCTTCGTCAAGTTCGCTCTCGCTTTTGATATCGACGATGCCTCGACTCGAGAGCTAAGCCAGGAGTTAAGATCGGATATCTTGCTCTGCATGGGCGTTCTGGCGCAGGCCTGCCAGGATAGATCACTGGTCATTATGGAGGGAGGGTATATCGGGATGGGGCCAGTGCTCGCACAACCTGGGGACCAGATTGCCGTGATCCTCGGCTGTACAGCTCCATTGGTTTTAAGGTCCTCACATATATCGAATCCAAGGGTGTCTGGCAACGATGATACCTTTACTGTTGTTGGACCTTGCGATGTGTTTGGGTTGGACTGGGGACAGGCTCTTCTAGGTCCTTTACCAGAGGGAATGCGTCTTATATGGAGTCCGTCTGCGCCAAACGGAGATGCCAGCCCGGCATTCAGGAATAAGACTACAGGAGAAGACACGTTGTTGGATCCCAGAATCGACTGGGACTTGCTCCGTGTTGAAGGCAAGGAGTATGCATTTGTGAAGGCAGCTTCTACGACTGGCGCAGCAGGCGATGTGACCATGTACAAGAGACCTGATGCGGCGTATTTTGAGAATAAAGGCATCAAGCTGAGAGACTTTAATCTAGTATAG